The following proteins are encoded in a genomic region of Euzebyales bacterium:
- a CDS encoding PDZ domain-containing protein, with the protein MGRHGRGDGVTADARDVAIPSWLRTWFLPFSIALLVLAGSVVPLPAYIELPGSAIGVSRCVMIAERPDATVDGDFLFTTVAQRDATLFGLLLAGLRDDQGVVSKRALLDGKRRDRYLERQRQIFVDATDRAVVVALRAAGLPVEVTGSGVDVAEVIDNSPAEGVLRAGDVITAVDGAPVMTDVELVEAIDGTAPLDLRVLRDGEEVVEEVAPALRDVGGEQRPVIGIRITTHAPHVQLPFEVDVASGEVGGPSAGLMTGLAIFDLVDDDDLADGRRIAGTGTLALDGTVGTIDGIDLKVAAAAREGADVFVAPAPQAAEARAALPRGSPMTVVAVDTFDDARTTLAAGSAIAAADHAPPAASCRYLPDA; encoded by the coding sequence ATGGGACGGCACGGACGTGGTGACGGGGTCACCGCCGACGCTCGGGACGTCGCTATCCCTTCCTGGCTGCGGACGTGGTTCCTGCCGTTTTCGATCGCACTGCTCGTCCTGGCTGGGTCGGTCGTCCCGCTGCCCGCATACATCGAGTTGCCCGGGTCGGCGATCGGCGTCTCCCGGTGCGTCATGATCGCCGAGCGTCCGGACGCGACCGTCGACGGCGACTTCCTGTTCACGACCGTGGCACAGCGGGACGCGACGCTGTTCGGCCTCCTGCTGGCCGGCCTGCGCGACGACCAGGGGGTCGTGAGCAAACGTGCGCTGCTGGACGGCAAACGCCGCGACCGCTATCTGGAGCGACAGCGCCAGATCTTCGTCGACGCGACCGACCGGGCGGTCGTGGTCGCGTTGCGTGCAGCGGGGCTGCCGGTCGAGGTCACCGGCTCCGGCGTCGACGTCGCCGAGGTCATCGACAACTCGCCCGCGGAGGGGGTGCTGCGCGCCGGCGACGTGATCACGGCCGTCGACGGCGCGCCGGTGATGACCGACGTCGAGCTCGTCGAGGCGATCGACGGCACGGCGCCACTGGACCTGCGCGTGCTGCGAGACGGCGAGGAGGTCGTCGAGGAGGTGGCGCCCGCCCTGCGTGACGTCGGCGGTGAGCAGCGGCCGGTGATCGGCATCCGCATCACGACCCACGCGCCGCACGTGCAGTTGCCGTTCGAGGTCGACGTCGCCTCGGGCGAGGTCGGCGGGCCCAGCGCGGGCCTGATGACCGGCCTGGCGATCTTCGACCTCGTCGACGACGACGACCTGGCCGACGGCAGGCGGATCGCCGGGACCGGGACCCTCGCGCTCGATGGCACGGTCGGCACGATCGACGGCATCGACCTCAAGGTGGCCGCGGCGGCCCGCGAGGGTGCCGACGTGTTCGTTGCGCCGGCTCCGCAGGCGGCCGAGGCTCGCGCGGCGCTACCGCGCGGCAGCCCCATGACGGTGGTCGCAGTCGACACGTTCGACGACGCCCGCACGACCCTCGCGGCCGGGTCGGCCATCGCCGCCGCCGACCACGCACCACCGGCTGCATCCTGTCGCTACCTGCCCGACGCCTGA